In a genomic window of Curtobacterium sp. MCBD17_035:
- a CDS encoding ABC transporter ATP-binding protein → MVVDATKRFPGSWSTAAVSQGHMRSETSARPGRAGENVVEFAAFSKSFGEFPAVQDLDLEVRRGEVFGFLGPNGAGKTTTIECMVGLQRPTSGVIRVLGLDPAIERQAITRRVAVQPQSASLFDTLTVRETLELFASFHEQPRPVADVLAEVGLSDQAVERTKGLSGGQTRRLLLAVALVADPEVLVLDEPSAGLDPAARQALWQIIHGLRDRGTTIVLSTHHMDEATTVCDRVAIIVGGRLAALDSPDELIRQHATTSDVAFTVAPTVADEQIGAALRTPYSSEPVLGGVRVQVTTEDPDELIRRVTFARTLRARELSVRQASLEDIFLQLAELPDERRVRRGATTKGNRP, encoded by the coding sequence GTGGTGGTCGACGCAACGAAGCGTTTTCCCGGGAGCTGGTCAACCGCAGCGGTGAGTCAGGGGCACATGCGAAGCGAGACGAGCGCACGACCAGGGCGGGCAGGGGAAAACGTCGTTGAATTTGCCGCGTTCTCGAAGTCGTTCGGGGAATTCCCCGCGGTGCAGGATCTGGATCTCGAGGTCCGCCGCGGCGAGGTGTTCGGTTTCCTCGGTCCCAACGGAGCAGGCAAGACGACCACCATCGAATGCATGGTGGGCTTGCAACGTCCCACCAGCGGAGTCATCCGCGTACTCGGACTCGACCCAGCCATCGAGCGACAAGCGATCACACGTCGTGTCGCGGTGCAGCCGCAGTCGGCGAGCCTCTTCGACACGCTCACCGTGCGGGAAACGCTCGAGCTGTTCGCCTCGTTCCACGAGCAACCCCGCCCCGTCGCGGACGTGCTCGCCGAGGTCGGTCTCTCGGATCAAGCGGTCGAACGGACGAAGGGATTGTCCGGCGGGCAGACGCGCCGGCTCCTCCTCGCTGTGGCCCTGGTCGCAGATCCCGAGGTCCTCGTCCTCGACGAACCGTCCGCGGGCCTCGATCCTGCGGCACGACAGGCACTGTGGCAGATCATCCACGGCCTGCGGGACAGGGGAACGACGATCGTCCTCTCCACACACCACATGGACGAAGCGACGACGGTCTGCGATCGTGTCGCCATCATCGTCGGCGGGCGCCTGGCTGCACTCGACAGCCCGGACGAGTTGATCCGTCAGCACGCGACCACCAGTGACGTCGCCTTCACCGTGGCCCCGACCGTCGCCGATGAGCAGATCGGCGCCGCCCTGCGGACTCCGTACAGCTCCGAACCCGTGCTGGGAGGTGTCCGCGTGCAGGTCACGACAGAGGACCCGGACGAACTGATCCGTCGAGTGACGTTCGCCCGGACCCTGCGGGCTCGCGAGCTCAGTGTCCGCCAGGCGAGCCTCGAGGACATCTTCCTGCAGCTCGCAGAACTGCCGGACGAACGTCGCGTGCGCCGGGGGGCGACGACGAAAGGGAACCGGCCATGA
- a CDS encoding ABC transporter permease produces the protein MRTAPSASARSTHRDAFRQLVLLSSRELFRNIKTVIALMFMFFFFLILMVGIDFVINGGRPAPVASVANGPHTAQVVEALRNRDIAVRAEDAATARITVEDDSARIVLVGKTKPAWKHLVAAVHSTGIPSADIVVTDASGEAETDILRVNLATVLVTGFMAIAFMGTSVPLVALRQRGTLRLLGTTPVRRMAFILAQSPVRLALGIAEAIVIVLIAWSQGYVESFNIVRLFVTLVLGLAMLFSFAYLLASRSANPDVTTQITGFLPVIVILTSGTVVPIDVFPDAVRSITYGFPSTWFMQAIGADIAGTDPFVSVYWLWLMMAAVGIAAALLAARLFKWDQGEL, from the coding sequence ATGAGAACCGCACCGAGCGCCTCCGCGCGGTCGACCCATCGCGACGCGTTCCGGCAACTGGTGTTGTTGAGCTCTCGAGAGCTGTTCCGGAACATCAAGACGGTCATCGCCTTGATGTTCATGTTCTTCTTCTTCCTGATCCTGATGGTCGGGATCGACTTCGTCATCAACGGCGGTCGGCCCGCTCCAGTTGCGTCGGTCGCGAACGGGCCACACACCGCGCAGGTCGTCGAGGCGTTGCGGAACCGCGACATCGCCGTGCGGGCGGAGGACGCGGCGACCGCCAGGATCACGGTCGAGGATGACAGCGCGCGGATCGTGCTCGTCGGCAAGACCAAACCGGCGTGGAAGCACCTCGTCGCCGCGGTGCACTCCACCGGGATCCCGTCGGCGGACATCGTCGTCACTGATGCTTCCGGCGAGGCCGAGACCGACATACTGCGGGTCAATCTCGCCACGGTGCTGGTCACCGGGTTCATGGCGATCGCGTTCATGGGGACCTCCGTGCCGTTGGTCGCGCTCCGGCAACGCGGCACACTCCGGCTGCTCGGGACGACTCCGGTCAGACGGATGGCGTTCATCCTCGCGCAGAGCCCGGTGCGCTTGGCCCTGGGCATCGCCGAGGCGATCGTCATCGTGCTCATCGCCTGGAGCCAGGGGTACGTGGAGTCGTTCAACATCGTGCGACTGTTCGTGACCCTCGTCCTCGGGTTGGCGATGCTGTTCTCCTTCGCCTACCTCTTGGCGAGCCGGTCCGCGAACCCTGATGTGACCACACAGATCACCGGGTTCCTCCCGGTCATCGTCATCCTGACCTCCGGCACCGTCGTGCCGATCGACGTGTTCCCGGACGCAGTGCGCTCCATCACGTACGGGTTCCCGAGCACGTGGTTCATGCAGGCGATCGGGGCGGACATCGCCGGGACGGACCCGTTCGTCTCGGTCTACTGGCTGTGGCTGATGATGGCCGCGGTCGGCATCGCAGCTGCGCTGCTCGCGGCGCGACTGTTCAAGTGGGACCAGGGCGAGCTGTAG
- a CDS encoding Fic family protein, whose amino-acid sequence MSSGASPAGQDGPAVRYEERVLPPVHNPDLLSRRAAERRRAPYLAAVPPAIAAMPFTIPTEVLAEVDDASRTITRFDAEFAGFPAPFSAVLLRSESASSSQIEHLTSGARAIAEAEIDERIQGNAPLIVRNVRAMEAAIALADDISDATIIEMHRQLLESSAPRLVGGYRAEQVWIGGALPHDAAFVPPHHERVADAMADLVAFTRRTDLPVLVQAAVAHAQFETIHPFPDGNGRTGRALVQAILRNGRLIRHMTIPVSSGILTDVDAYFDALDAYRRGDVAPIVAVFATASLAALRNATVLAEDLARLQREWDGRLTGLRADSTARRLARVSIEHPALNARLARERTGASQPAVDNALQQLTERGILRMVNGQRRNRVWLNPEVLDALDAFGERSGRRQDPSY is encoded by the coding sequence ATGAGTTCAGGAGCGAGTCCGGCAGGGCAGGACGGTCCGGCGGTGCGGTACGAGGAGCGCGTGCTCCCGCCTGTGCACAACCCGGACCTGCTCTCGCGACGAGCAGCCGAGCGGCGTCGCGCGCCCTACCTCGCCGCAGTTCCACCGGCGATCGCCGCGATGCCCTTCACGATCCCCACCGAGGTCCTCGCCGAGGTCGATGACGCGTCCAGGACGATCACCCGGTTCGACGCCGAGTTCGCGGGATTCCCGGCGCCGTTCTCGGCCGTCCTGCTCCGCAGCGAGTCCGCGTCGAGCTCGCAGATCGAGCACCTGACCTCCGGCGCTCGAGCCATCGCCGAGGCGGAGATCGACGAGCGGATCCAGGGCAACGCGCCGCTCATCGTGCGCAACGTCCGCGCCATGGAAGCAGCGATCGCCCTCGCCGACGACATCAGCGACGCGACGATCATCGAGATGCACCGCCAGTTGCTCGAGAGTTCCGCACCCCGGCTGGTCGGCGGGTACCGCGCGGAGCAGGTGTGGATCGGGGGCGCACTCCCGCACGACGCGGCGTTCGTCCCGCCGCACCACGAACGCGTGGCGGATGCGATGGCCGATCTCGTCGCGTTCACCAGGCGGACGGACCTCCCCGTCCTCGTCCAGGCGGCCGTCGCACATGCGCAGTTCGAGACCATCCACCCGTTCCCCGACGGGAACGGCCGGACGGGCCGCGCGCTCGTGCAGGCCATCCTCCGCAACGGTCGGCTGATCCGACACATGACGATCCCGGTCAGCAGCGGCATCCTCACGGACGTCGACGCGTACTTCGATGCGCTCGACGCCTATCGGCGGGGGGACGTGGCCCCGATCGTGGCTGTGTTCGCGACGGCCTCACTCGCAGCGCTCCGCAACGCGACCGTGCTCGCCGAGGACCTGGCGCGACTGCAGCGCGAGTGGGACGGTCGGTTGACGGGCCTCCGTGCGGACTCGACGGCGCGACGGCTCGCGCGGGTGTCCATCGAGCACCCGGCACTCAACGCTCGGCTCGCACGCGAGCGCACGGGCGCAAGCCAACCGGCGGTGGACAACGCGCTGCAGCAGTTGACCGAGCGCGGGATCCTCCGGATGGTCAACGGCCAGCGGCGGAACCGGGTGTGGCTGAACCCGGAGGTGCTCGACGCCCTCGACGCCTTCGGGGAGCGGAGCGGCCGGCGCCAGGATCCGTCGTACTGA
- a CDS encoding excalibur calcium-binding domain-containing protein, producing MRKRAITIGLVLTAVAVAGVGNATAAEAATTKYANCTAVHKVYSGGIAKTSVTYNTVHHTNGTVEHRKLKGTVKKDNALYSANSKLDADKDGIACEAD from the coding sequence ATGCGCAAGCGCGCCATCACCATCGGCCTCGTGCTCACGGCGGTCGCGGTCGCCGGGGTCGGCAACGCCACCGCCGCCGAGGCAGCCACCACCAAGTACGCCAACTGCACCGCCGTGCACAAGGTCTACTCGGGCGGCATCGCCAAGACCTCGGTGACGTACAACACGGTGCACCACACCAACGGCACGGTCGAGCACCGCAAGCTCAAGGGCACCGTCAAGAAGGACAACGCCCTGTACTCGGCGAACAGCAAGCTCGACGCCGACAAGGACGGGATCGCCTGCGAGGCGGACTGA
- a CDS encoding acetamidase/formamidase family protein produces MADHVLEPTTDTAIDVFTAERAPILRASPGDTVTVRTLSAAGYLERQQEPGQEVPTLITSRRGHCLVGPVALTGALPGQVLAVRFDALVPGTWGYTGSGGVDNELNRALGLADTATRGPLLWDIDAEAGVARNQLGLGVRTAPFLGVVGVPPEPTGEHSTIPPRPVGGGNIDCRELVAGATLYLPVTVPDALLFVGDGHAAQGDGEVSGTAVECDMTTTMTLSLLDTAPVPGVHADTPAGRITFGFDADLNAATATALNAMVDWIAALHDVTRAQALAMASVAVSMRVTQIANQTWGVHALLPHDAILV; encoded by the coding sequence ATGGCGGACCACGTTCTCGAGCCCACGACCGACACGGCGATCGACGTCTTCACGGCGGAGCGCGCGCCCATCCTGCGGGCGTCCCCCGGCGACACCGTCACCGTCCGCACGCTGAGCGCGGCCGGGTACCTCGAACGACAGCAGGAGCCGGGCCAGGAGGTCCCGACACTCATCACGAGCCGCCGCGGCCACTGCCTCGTCGGCCCCGTCGCGCTCACCGGCGCGCTGCCCGGGCAGGTGCTCGCCGTGCGGTTCGACGCCCTGGTCCCCGGGACCTGGGGCTACACCGGCTCGGGCGGCGTCGACAACGAGCTGAACCGGGCCCTCGGTCTCGCCGACACCGCGACGCGGGGCCCGCTGCTCTGGGACATCGACGCCGAGGCCGGCGTGGCACGGAACCAGCTCGGCCTGGGCGTCCGGACCGCACCGTTCCTCGGCGTCGTGGGCGTGCCTCCCGAGCCGACCGGCGAGCACTCGACCATCCCGCCGCGGCCCGTCGGCGGCGGGAACATCGACTGCCGCGAGCTCGTCGCAGGCGCGACGCTGTACCTCCCGGTCACCGTGCCGGACGCGCTCCTGTTCGTCGGCGACGGCCACGCGGCGCAGGGCGACGGCGAGGTCTCGGGCACCGCCGTCGAGTGCGACATGACGACGACGATGACGCTGTCCCTGCTCGACACGGCACCGGTCCCGGGCGTCCACGCTGACACCCCGGCGGGTCGGATCACCTTCGGGTTCGACGCCGACCTCAACGCGGCGACCGCCACGGCCCTGAACGCCATGGTCGACTGGATCGCTGCGCTGCACGACGTCACCCGCGCGCAGGCCCTGGCGATGGCCAGTGTCGCCGTCAGCATGCGGGTCACCCAGATCGCGAACCAGACGTGGGGCGTGCACGCGCTGCTGCCCCACGACGCGATCCTCGTCTGA
- a CDS encoding AAA family ATPase — protein sequence MRSAGDAIVRAVGTVVDGKTEAIRTALTVMLAEGHLLVEDVPGVGKTVLAKALAATVGGSVSRIQFTSDMLPSDVTGVNIYDQASGSFRFAPGPVFANVVIGDEINRTSPKTQSALLEAMAESQVTVDGVTRPLESPFMIVATQNPIDMEGTYPLPEAQRDRFMARITMGYPSLDAEREMLRSRGVGDPMSALRPIVDVATLATMIRAVHAVHVAPDVEGYVVDIVRSTRRHPDLLLGASPRSTLHLAGAARARAALEGRPFVTPDDVAALAPVVLAHRLVPVARNLGGGAEDAARDVVVRIVADTAVPFGAAAVRS from the coding sequence ATCCGCTCCGCGGGCGACGCGATCGTGCGTGCGGTGGGCACGGTCGTGGACGGCAAGACCGAGGCGATCCGCACCGCGCTGACGGTCATGCTGGCCGAGGGGCACCTGCTCGTGGAGGACGTCCCGGGTGTCGGCAAGACCGTGCTCGCGAAGGCCCTCGCGGCCACGGTCGGTGGGTCGGTGAGCCGCATCCAGTTCACGAGCGACATGCTGCCGTCCGACGTGACGGGCGTGAACATCTACGACCAGGCGTCCGGGTCCTTCCGGTTCGCCCCCGGGCCCGTGTTCGCGAACGTGGTCATCGGTGACGAGATCAACCGGACGAGCCCCAAGACCCAGTCCGCCCTGCTCGAGGCCATGGCGGAGTCGCAGGTCACGGTCGACGGCGTGACACGGCCCCTCGAGTCGCCGTTCATGATCGTCGCGACGCAGAACCCCATCGACATGGAGGGCACGTACCCACTGCCCGAGGCACAGCGTGACCGCTTCATGGCCCGTATCACGATGGGCTACCCGAGCCTCGACGCCGAACGCGAGATGCTCCGCAGCCGTGGCGTCGGCGACCCGATGTCGGCACTGCGGCCCATCGTCGACGTCGCGACCCTCGCGACGATGATCCGGGCCGTGCACGCCGTGCACGTCGCGCCCGACGTTGAGGGCTACGTCGTCGACATCGTCCGCTCGACCCGGAGGCACCCGGACCTGCTGCTCGGTGCGAGTCCGCGGTCGACCCTGCACCTCGCCGGTGCTGCACGGGCTCGCGCCGCGCTCGAGGGTCGTCCGTTCGTCACCCCCGACGACGTCGCCGCGCTCGCCCCGGTCGTGCTCGCGCACCGCCTCGTGCCCGTCGCCCGGAACCTCGGCGGCGGTGCCGAGGACGCCGCTCGTGACGTCGTCGTCCGTATCGTCGCCGACACGGCGGTGCCGTTCGGCGCCGCGGCCGTGCGGTCCTGA
- a CDS encoding DUF58 domain-containing protein, with protein sequence MPGTRRGRVALPRPTSRGWTTVAVGIGLVGAGLVATTSLAVTAGLLVLVLVVLGAVVAMVAAGPIRATRQVPRTTIEAGAVFRATLLVEGRQRALGVVRVLVRDRLDDHFASAGDLEALVDVGSSRPPARLTVEAIAARRGRPRLGPATVRVADPFGLVHVDRVVAAAQEIVVVPRTTVLGAIETGVLSGAVSAEAGRTGQGGSADDSELRPYRPGDPIRRVHWGQSAKRGELHVRQTAQAQPPEATVLLDVRRASYQELGRDPFAELSDMAGDAAFEHAVVVAASVARVLAARTSRVALVTADDVQPSPAGDLASVLVGLADVALRSDARPVAEVLPEVRAVDVHGMTAVVTGQCTAEQASELVARTPAASRGLLVAITPPDAAARGVLDRAGWRVLVVPVGGSAR encoded by the coding sequence ATGCCCGGGACCCGCCGCGGTCGGGTCGCCCTGCCGCGGCCGACCTCACGCGGGTGGACCACGGTCGCGGTGGGCATCGGTCTGGTCGGGGCCGGGCTCGTGGCGACGACGAGCCTCGCGGTGACGGCCGGGCTCCTCGTCCTCGTGCTCGTCGTCCTCGGCGCCGTCGTCGCGATGGTCGCCGCCGGACCGATCCGGGCGACGCGGCAGGTCCCGCGTACGACGATCGAGGCCGGTGCCGTGTTCCGCGCCACGCTGCTGGTCGAGGGTCGGCAGCGGGCGCTCGGCGTCGTGCGGGTGCTCGTGCGCGACCGCCTCGACGACCACTTCGCATCGGCAGGGGACCTCGAGGCCCTCGTCGACGTCGGGTCGAGTCGTCCCCCGGCGCGGCTCACCGTCGAGGCCATCGCCGCGCGCCGCGGTCGTCCCCGGTTGGGTCCGGCGACGGTCCGTGTCGCCGACCCGTTCGGACTCGTCCACGTCGACCGGGTCGTCGCGGCGGCGCAGGAGATCGTCGTCGTGCCCCGCACCACGGTGCTCGGCGCGATCGAGACGGGCGTGCTCTCGGGCGCGGTCTCGGCCGAGGCCGGACGAACCGGCCAAGGCGGGTCCGCGGACGACAGCGAACTCCGGCCCTACCGACCGGGCGATCCCATCCGCCGCGTGCACTGGGGGCAGAGCGCCAAGCGCGGCGAACTCCACGTCCGGCAGACCGCACAGGCCCAGCCGCCCGAGGCGACCGTCCTGCTCGACGTGCGCCGCGCCTCCTACCAGGAGCTCGGCCGCGACCCGTTCGCGGAGCTGTCCGACATGGCCGGGGACGCCGCGTTCGAGCACGCGGTCGTCGTCGCCGCGAGCGTCGCACGGGTGCTCGCCGCGCGGACGTCCCGCGTCGCCCTCGTCACCGCGGACGACGTCCAGCCGTCGCCCGCGGGGGACCTGGCGTCCGTGCTCGTCGGACTCGCCGATGTCGCGCTGCGCTCCGACGCGCGCCCGGTGGCCGAGGTCCTGCCCGAGGTCCGCGCCGTCGACGTGCACGGCATGACCGCGGTCGTCACGGGCCAGTGCACGGCGGAGCAGGCGTCCGAGCTCGTCGCCCGCACGCCCGCGGCCTCGCGCGGGCTCCTCGTGGCGATCACGCCACCGGACGCCGCCGCTCGCGGGGTCCTCGACCGTGCCGGATGGCGCGTCCTCGTGGTGCCCGTGGGTGGGAGTGCCCGATGA